A portion of the Vespula vulgaris chromosome 14, iyVesVulg1.1, whole genome shotgun sequence genome contains these proteins:
- the LOC127069028 gene encoding superoxide-generating NADPH oxidase heavy chain subunit C isoform X2, giving the protein MLDTESRHGTGLDQGPSRDPWLAMDYYLGTDSLSLQEMLDVDIKCEIEGVIGGHADLGFNFGDLSPLELDDNPVGCDNDLSGWFGSTSLLNGNSNSSNSNFNFDLSGGDAASIMVNPNSVMPHMAIHSPTPNSNRRHFSFSPKIDVKDEKIDVENEVENEDDNENDNENDNDNDNENENENDHDNDNDNDNDNDNDNDNENYNEIDTEIEQYENDITETEEDTEDEQEVARTIPILKAKPSAAIPVLQSQPSQQQPQHVRKQIYNNNVHVSTTSSPAISTINKEFDLSDYEDKLYPKPAYSYSCLIAMALKNSQTGSLPVSEIYNFMCEHFPYFKTAPNGWKNSVRHNLSLNKCFEKIEKPAGNGNQRKGCLWAINPAKIAKMDEEVQKWSRKDPLAIKKAMIYPDHLELLERGEMKYAGSGDMSEETESSGDETAEESAVYDESIHSHIAANSVTDSYDESSQDCDVDITEHLYDEIDIEDNKDALHMQLNITKQEAIEYELSPSTKKQKTLTGAIQGNYVYQPVTTSRRKAPLLLRAGTTAESFLKIE; this is encoded by the exons ATGTTGGATACAGAGAGTAGACACGGTACTGGGCTGGATCAGGGACCATCGAGGGACCCTTGGCTCGCTATGGATTACTACTTGGGCACCGATAGTCTTTCTCTTCAGGAAATGCTCGATGTCGACATCAAGTGCGAGATCGAAGGGGTAATCGGTGGCCACGCAGATCTTGGCTTCAATTTCGGTGATTTGTCGCCGTTAGAATTGGACGACAATCCGGTTGGATGTGACAACGATCTCAGCGGATGGTTCGGTTCCACCAGTTTGCTCAACGGCAACAGCAATAGCTCTAACAG CAATTTCAATTTCGATTTGAGTGGCGGCGATGCTGCCTCCATTATGGTGAACCCCAATTCGGTAATGCCCCACATGGCCATCCACAGTCCTACGCCAAATAGTAACAGACggcacttttctttctcgccaAAGATAGACGttaaagatgagaaaatagaCGTCGAGAACGAGgtagaaaatgaagatgatAATGAGAATGACAACGAGAAcgacaatgataatgataatgaaaacgagaatgaaaacgatcatgataatgataatgataatgataacgataacgataacgataacgataatgaaaattataacgaGATCGATACGGAAATCGAAcaatatgaaaatgatataacgGAAACCGAGGAGGACACCGAGGATGAGCAGGAAGTAGCGAGGACGATTCCGATTTTAAAAGCAAAGCCGTCTGCTGCGATACCG GTCCTGCAGAGTCAACCGAGTCAACAACAACCGCAGCATGTTAGGAAGCAGATTTACAATAACAATGTTCACGTCAGCACGACTTCTTCCCCAGCGATCTCAACGATTAATAAAGAATTCGATTTGTCCGATTACGAGGACAAGCTGTATCCGAAGCCAGCGTATTCTTACTCCTGCTTGATCGCCATGGCCTTGAAAAATAGTCAAACGGGCTCCCTGCCAGTTTCAGAAATTTACAACTTTATGTG CGAACATTTTCCATATTTTAAAACTGCACCAAACGGTTGGAAGAACTCTGTGAGGCATAATCTTTCGTTGAATAaatgttttgaaaaaattgagaaacCAGCTGGAAATGGAAACCAAAGAAAAGGCTGTTTGTGGGCAATTAATCCAGCCAAGATAGCAAAAATGGATGAAGAAGTTCAGAAATGGTCAAGAAAGGATCCATTGGCAATTAAAAAGGCAATGATATATCCGGATCATTTAGAGTTACTCGAAAGAGGAGAGATGAAGTATGCTGGCAGTGGCGATATGtcagaagaaacagaaagttCTGGTGATGAGACTGCAGAAGAAAGTGCTGTATACGATGAATCTATACACAGTCATATTGCAGCTAATTCAGTTACAGATAGTTATGATGAAAGTAGTCAGGATTGCGATGTTGATATCACGGAACATCTTTATGATGAAATTGACATAGAGGATAATAAAGATGCTCTGCACatgcaattaaatattactaaaCAAGAGGCAATTGAATATGAATTAAGTCCTAGtacaaaaaagcaaaaaacttTAACAGGTGCGATACAAGGAAATTACGTATATCAACCAGTAACTACTTCTCGAAGAAAAGCGCCTCTACTTTTAAGAGCTGGAACCACAGCTGaatcttttcttaaaattgaataa
- the LOC127069028 gene encoding repetitive organellar protein isoform X1, protein MLDTESRHGTGLDQGPSRDPWLAMDYYLGTDSLSLQEMLDVDIKCEIEGVIGGHADLGFNFGDLSPLELDDNPVGCDNDLSGWFGSTSLLNGNSNSSNSNFNFDLSGGDAASIMVNPNSVMPHMAIHSPTPNSNRRHFSFSPKIDVKDEKIDVENEVENEDDNENDNENDNDNDNENENENDHDNDNDNDNDNDNDNDNENYNEIDTEIEQYENDITETEEDTEDEQEVARTIPILKAKPSAAIPVNTAVKTISPQITKAHLSPKISTISGIRVQNFKVLQSQPSQQQPQHVRKQIYNNNVHVSTTSSPAISTINKEFDLSDYEDKLYPKPAYSYSCLIAMALKNSQTGSLPVSEIYNFMCEHFPYFKTAPNGWKNSVRHNLSLNKCFEKIEKPAGNGNQRKGCLWAINPAKIAKMDEEVQKWSRKDPLAIKKAMIYPDHLELLERGEMKYAGSGDMSEETESSGDETAEESAVYDESIHSHIAANSVTDSYDESSQDCDVDITEHLYDEIDIEDNKDALHMQLNITKQEAIEYELSPSTKKQKTLTGAIQGNYVYQPVTTSRRKAPLLLRAGTTAESFLKIE, encoded by the exons ATGTTGGATACAGAGAGTAGACACGGTACTGGGCTGGATCAGGGACCATCGAGGGACCCTTGGCTCGCTATGGATTACTACTTGGGCACCGATAGTCTTTCTCTTCAGGAAATGCTCGATGTCGACATCAAGTGCGAGATCGAAGGGGTAATCGGTGGCCACGCAGATCTTGGCTTCAATTTCGGTGATTTGTCGCCGTTAGAATTGGACGACAATCCGGTTGGATGTGACAACGATCTCAGCGGATGGTTCGGTTCCACCAGTTTGCTCAACGGCAACAGCAATAGCTCTAACAG CAATTTCAATTTCGATTTGAGTGGCGGCGATGCTGCCTCCATTATGGTGAACCCCAATTCGGTAATGCCCCACATGGCCATCCACAGTCCTACGCCAAATAGTAACAGACggcacttttctttctcgccaAAGATAGACGttaaagatgagaaaatagaCGTCGAGAACGAGgtagaaaatgaagatgatAATGAGAATGACAACGAGAAcgacaatgataatgataatgaaaacgagaatgaaaacgatcatgataatgataatgataatgataacgataacgataacgataacgataatgaaaattataacgaGATCGATACGGAAATCGAAcaatatgaaaatgatataacgGAAACCGAGGAGGACACCGAGGATGAGCAGGAAGTAGCGAGGACGATTCCGATTTTAAAAGCAAAGCCGTCTGCTGCGATACCGGTAAATACTGCCGTTAAAACGATATCACCTCAAATAACGAAGGCTCATCTGTCACCGAAAATCAGTACGATATCCGGCATAAGGGTACAAAATTTTAAGGTCCTGCAGAGTCAACCGAGTCAACAACAACCGCAGCATGTTAGGAAGCAGATTTACAATAACAATGTTCACGTCAGCACGACTTCTTCCCCAGCGATCTCAACGATTAATAAAGAATTCGATTTGTCCGATTACGAGGACAAGCTGTATCCGAAGCCAGCGTATTCTTACTCCTGCTTGATCGCCATGGCCTTGAAAAATAGTCAAACGGGCTCCCTGCCAGTTTCAGAAATTTACAACTTTATGTG CGAACATTTTCCATATTTTAAAACTGCACCAAACGGTTGGAAGAACTCTGTGAGGCATAATCTTTCGTTGAATAaatgttttgaaaaaattgagaaacCAGCTGGAAATGGAAACCAAAGAAAAGGCTGTTTGTGGGCAATTAATCCAGCCAAGATAGCAAAAATGGATGAAGAAGTTCAGAAATGGTCAAGAAAGGATCCATTGGCAATTAAAAAGGCAATGATATATCCGGATCATTTAGAGTTACTCGAAAGAGGAGAGATGAAGTATGCTGGCAGTGGCGATATGtcagaagaaacagaaagttCTGGTGATGAGACTGCAGAAGAAAGTGCTGTATACGATGAATCTATACACAGTCATATTGCAGCTAATTCAGTTACAGATAGTTATGATGAAAGTAGTCAGGATTGCGATGTTGATATCACGGAACATCTTTATGATGAAATTGACATAGAGGATAATAAAGATGCTCTGCACatgcaattaaatattactaaaCAAGAGGCAATTGAATATGAATTAAGTCCTAGtacaaaaaagcaaaaaacttTAACAGGTGCGATACAAGGAAATTACGTATATCAACCAGTAACTACTTCTCGAAGAAAAGCGCCTCTACTTTTAAGAGCTGGAACCACAGCTGaatcttttcttaaaattgaataa
- the LOC127069024 gene encoding nardilysin-like, whose protein sequence is MLLSFRQILLKGSARCMFKRILFPKIMPKRTLQKPAEKKLKPNLSSTEMSKDQNVSDNINLNESTLSMENMQENNEKNKTKPEYLDSPIKSENDKKEYRVIKLENGLTALLIADLHSTKHPSQDVDDIQAGAISSETEDDESDDDEEDEDESEDEDDGSEEDEEEEKCECEQLEDDDAHSFGAKRLKREEKMAACGLCVGVGSFSDPPEIPGMAHFLEHMVFMGSEKYPQENDFDAFITKRGGSDNASTECEQTTFYFEVQEKYLLASLDRFAQFFIKPLMKQGAITREREAVESEFQMALPSDLYRKEQLFCSFARPDHPARKFTWGNLITLRDNVTDDKLYEELHKFRERHYSAHRMKLAIQAKLPLDTLEEYVLQCFSEVPSNGLPPSDFSQFKGADSFDTPSFRKIYKVKPIKDVCQIELTWAMPPLHDLYKSKPHHYIAWIIGHEGIGSLISYLRKKMWCLDIFSGNGESGFEHCSMYALFSLSLILTEDGHKHLQDVLNSIFSYINLMRKEGPQKRIYDEISQIEETNFRFTDEVAPADYVEELSENMHFFPPEDYITGSELYFDYNPEAIQMCMDYLSPDNVNIIIFDKKFNDEEFDKVEPWFKTKYTDMDIPTEWTETWKTITPLPEFHLPLPNIFLTNDFSLISVTSDVPKYPVKIHSDDISEIWYRPDPKFGLPECYMYFYIISPLTTSAKNVALMDLFIEILKQLLVEELYPATAAELKHQMYTGQKGIVVKVNGFNEKLPLLLNICAKYIANSPNLITKDLFDIMKQEQLKAYYNTFVKPAKLAKDVRLSILMLDHWPAVDRHTAITATTFNEFQTFIEQFTKHTYIQCLVQGNMTKENVIQNIQNCIDILKCGPLLSNTMPRLRVTKLPTGIQYCKVKNFNKMDVNSVVTNYYQSGISSIKLTVIIELLLMIMEEPLFNQLRTQEQLGYDVSCLMRNTYGILGYSITVYTQADKHSTEHVDNRIEKFLKSFNKVLKETSEKDLESIKEALTKIKQCADIHLKEEVDRNWSEITNCDYIFDRLEKEIIAIDGIKIEELRNWMASHTINGDNLRKLSVHIIGTKEQISNEKKDISKSESDDKVTYELKYLNNTATKTNKSSEVYITDIDNFKSELPIYPLKDTLG, encoded by the exons atgcttttatcttttcgacaaattcttttaaaaggaAGTGCTAGATGTatgtttaaaagaatattgtttCCAAAGATAATGCCAAAAAGAACATTACAAAAGCCAgctgaaaagaaattaaaaccgAATTTAAGCTCAACAGAAATGTCTAAAGATCAAAACGTTTCGGATAATATTAACCTTAATGAAAGCACGCTTTCTATGGAAAATAtgcaagaaaataatgaaaagaataaaacgaaacccGAATATTTGGATTCTCCAATTAAATcagaaaacgataaaaaagagtaCAG AGTTATCAAGTTGGAGAATGGACTCACAGCTTTGTTAATCGCAGATTTACATTCGACTAAACATCCTTCACAGGACGTTGATGATATTCAAG CTGGTGCAATAAGTAGCGAGACTGAAGACGATGAGagcgatgacgacgaagaagacgaggatgaaagtgaagatgaagatgatggaagtgaagaagatgaagaagaagaaaaatgtgaatGCGAACAATTAGAGGACGATGATGCCCATTCATTTGGAGCTAAACGtcttaaaagagaagaaaaaatg GCAGCATGCGGTTTGTGCGTCGGCGTTGGAAGTTTCAGCGATCCACCAGAAATTCCAGGAATGGCTCATTTTTTAGAACATATGGTTTTCATGGGTTCTGAGAAATATCCTCAG gaaaatgattttgatgcatttattacaaaaagagGTGGTTCTGACAATGCTTCTACGGAATGTGAACAAACCACATTTTACTTTGaagtacaagaaaaatatttattggcATCACTTGATCGTTTtgcacaattttttattaaacctTTAATGAAACAAGGTGCAATTACCAGAGAACGAGAAGCTGTTGAAAGTG aATTTCAGATGGCTTTGCCTTCTGATCTTTATAGAAAGGAACAGTTATTTTGTAGTTTCGCGAGACCAGACCATCCTGCAAGAAAATTTACATGGGGAAATTTAATAACGTTACGAGATAACGTAACAGACGATAAGCTTTACGAAGAATTACACAAGTTTAGAGAACGTCATTACAGCGCCCATAGAATGAAATTAGCCATACAA GCTAAATTACCATTAGATACATTAGAGGAATACGTATTGCAATGTTTTTCCGAAGTTCCAAGTAATGGTTTACCACCAAGTGACTTTAGCCAATTTAAAGGAGCAGATTCATTTGATACACCTagctttagaaaaatatataaagtgaaGCCTATTAAAGATGTTTGTCAG ATAGAGTTAACATGGGCAATGCCGCCTTTACATGacttatataaaagtaaaccTCATCATTATATCGCTTGGATTATTGGGCACGAAGGAATAGGTTCCTTAATAAGTTATTTGCGCAAAAAGATGTGGTGCTTAGATATTTTTAGTGGAAATGGAGAAAGTGGCTTTGAACATTGCTCCATGTATGCATTATTTAGTTTATCGTTGATTCTTACAGAAGACGGTCACAAGCATTTACAAGACGTGTTAAATAGCATTTTctcatatattaatttaatgcgAAAGGAAGGCCCGCAAAAACGAATTTATGATGAAATTTCTCAGATCGAAGAAACTAATTTTAG ATTTACAGATGAAGTAGCACCTGCAGATTATGTAGAAGAATTGAGCGAGAATATGCACTTCTTTCCTCCGGAAGACTACATCACGGGTAGCGAACTTTACTTTGACTATAATCCTGAGGCAATACAAATGTGCATGGATTATTTATCTCCTGATAacgtgaatattattatatttgataagaaatttaatgatGAAGAATTTGACAAAGTGGAACCATggtttaaaacaaaatataccGACATGGATATACCCACAGAATGGACTGAAACTTGGAAGACAATAACTCCTTTACCAGAGTTCCACTTGCCATTACcaaacatttttcttacaaatgACTTTAGCTTAATATCTGTAACTTCGGATGTTCCTAAATATCCTGTTAAAATACATAGCGACGATATATCTGAAATTTGGTACAGGCCTGATCCAAAGTTTGGTTTACCCGAATGTtacatgtatttttatattatatctcctTTAACAACGTCAGCTAAAAa CGTTGCTCTGATGGACttgtttatagaaatattaaaacaattattggTTGAAGAATTGTATCCAGCTACAGCAGCTGAACTTAAACATCAAATGTATACGGGTCAGAAGGGTATCGTTGTTAAAGTTAATGGATTTAACGAAAAACTGCCA cttttattaaatatttgtgcAAAATATATAGCAAATAGTCCAAATCTTATAACAAAAGATCTATTTGATATTATGAAACAAGAACAGCTCAAAgcttattataatacatttgtaAAGCCAGCAAAGTTAGCCAA GGATGTAAGATTATCCATATTGATGCTCGATCATTGGCCAGCTGTCGATAGACATACAGCTATCACTGCTACTACGTTTAACGAATTTCAAACTTTTATCGAACAATTTACTaagcatacgtacatacaatgTCTCGTGCAAGGCAAtatgacaaaagaaaatgtcatACAAAATATACAGAACTgcattgatattttaaaatgtgGTCCATTGTTATCGAATACTATGCCTCGATTGAGAGTTACAAAATTGCCCACAGGAATACAATattgtaaagtaaaaaattttaacaagaTGGATGTTAATTCAGTAGTGacgaattattatcaatcGGGTATATCTTCTATCAAATTAACAGTTATCATAGAATTGCTTCTT ATGATTATGGAAGAACCATTATTTAATCAGCTTAGAACGCAAGAACAGCTTGGGTATGATGTTTCATGTCTTATGAGAAATACTTATGGCATTCTTGGTTATTCTATCACTGTGTATACCCAAGCGGATAAGCATTCAACAGAGCATGTGGataatagaattgaaaaatttttaaaatcatttaacaAGGTATTAAAGGAGACTTCGGAAAAAGATTTAGAAAGTATTAAAGAAGcgttaacgaaaataaaacaatgtgctgatattcatttaaaagaagaagttgACAGAAACTGGTCTGAAATCACGAATTGTGATTACATATTTGACagattggaaaaagaaataattgctATTGATGgtataaaaattgaagaattaAGAAATTGGATGGCTTCTCATACTATCAATGGAGACAACCTTAGAAAACTAAGTGTTCATATAATAGGAACTAAAGAAcaaatttcgaacgaaaagaaag atATCTCTAAATCGGAAAGTGATGATAAAGTTACATACGAGTTgaagtatttaaataatacagcTACTAAAACAAATAAGTCGTCAGAGGTATATATTACAGATATTGATAATTTCAAAAGCGAATTACCTATATATCCTCTAAAAGATACATTAggatga